From a single Lactococcus allomyrinae genomic region:
- a CDS encoding gluconate:H+ symporter has protein sequence MLDLLVLLVGVLILLLMIIKFKINTFVSLIVVSVLVGLGLGMPLGQIPVSIQNGIGGSLGELAIVFGFGAMLGRLIADAGGAYRISKTLINSFGKKRIQWAIMVASFIIGIALFFEVGMVLLIPIVFAVALEASVPLIYLGIPMAAGLSVTHGFLPPHPAPIAIAGALGANPGTVLLYGIIAAIPTVIIAGPVFTNIARKWVPEAFVVKKKLSAFGEIKEWKLEETPGFGISILTALMPVILMAISTIYSIVTNQGKPFSAVTTSALKAGKVVTTTTYPSSFTENIMMFIGNPVSAMIISLLFAMITMGWMQHKKNSEIAVSIVDSVKSIAMLLLVIGGGAALKQILIDGGISSQIAEMFKDSSLSPLLLAWIITVILRIALGSATVAALTAAGLVQPMLASASPNMAALMVLAIGAGSIAASHVNDAGFWMFKEYFDLDVKQTLKTWTVLETIIAVVGLGMVMLMSIWVH, from the coding sequence ATGCTTGATTTACTTGTTCTTTTAGTTGGGGTATTGATTCTTTTATTGATGATTATCAAGTTTAAAATTAATACCTTCGTTTCACTGATTGTCGTTTCCGTCTTAGTTGGTCTTGGATTAGGAATGCCTCTAGGGCAAATCCCTGTGTCAATTCAAAATGGAATAGGCGGCTCGCTCGGAGAATTGGCGATTGTATTTGGATTTGGAGCAATGCTAGGGCGTTTAATCGCCGATGCTGGTGGTGCCTATCGTATTTCAAAAACATTAATTAACAGTTTTGGCAAAAAAAGAATCCAATGGGCAATTATGGTCGCCAGCTTTATCATTGGTATTGCACTCTTCTTTGAAGTTGGTATGGTCCTTCTGATTCCTATCGTATTTGCGGTTGCTTTAGAAGCATCTGTTCCACTGATTTATCTTGGAATTCCAATGGCAGCAGGTCTCTCTGTTACTCATGGATTTTTGCCACCTCACCCAGCACCAATCGCCATTGCAGGTGCGTTAGGTGCCAATCCAGGAACGGTCTTACTTTATGGAATTATTGCCGCTATTCCTACAGTTATTATCGCAGGTCCCGTTTTTACCAATATTGCTCGCAAATGGGTTCCAGAAGCATTTGTAGTAAAAAAGAAACTATCAGCCTTCGGAGAGATAAAAGAATGGAAGTTGGAAGAAACGCCAGGATTTGGAATATCAATCTTAACTGCACTCATGCCAGTTATACTAATGGCAATCAGCACAATCTATTCTATTGTCACTAATCAAGGGAAGCCATTCTCAGCAGTAACCACAAGTGCTCTGAAAGCAGGAAAAGTAGTAACAACAACGACTTATCCGTCTAGTTTCACCGAAAATATCATGATGTTCATCGGTAATCCAGTTTCTGCCATGATTATTTCTCTCCTCTTTGCCATGATTACGATGGGATGGATGCAACATAAGAAAAATTCTGAAATAGCTGTTTCCATTGTTGACTCTGTAAAATCCATCGCAATGCTTTTGCTTGTTATTGGTGGTGGAGCCGCGCTTAAACAAATTCTTATTGATGGTGGTATCTCATCTCAAATTGCCGAAATGTTCAAAGATTCGTCACTTTCTCCGCTTCTTTTAGCATGGATTATCACAGTTATTCTACGTATCGCGCTGGGTTCAGCCACAGTTGCGGCACTAACGGCAGCAGGATTAGTACAACCAATGCTTGCTTCCGCATCGCCAAATATGGCAGCTTTGATGGTGCTTGCCATTGGGGCAGGTTCAATCGCAGCTTCACACGTGAACGATGCAGGATTCTGGATGTTCAAAGAATACTTTGATTTAGATGTAAAACAAACATTAAAAACTTGGACAGTACTGGAAACGATTATCGCAGTAGTAGGTTTAGGAATGGTTATGTTGATGAGTATCTGGGTTCATTAA